Sequence from the Qipengyuania gaetbuli genome:
CTTCGCCGGGGGCGAGCTGGGCGCTGTGACCCTGCCGGAATTCAGCGCGGTGGAAAGCGTCATCCTGCTCACCTTCTACGCCTTCATCGGCTTCGAAGGCGTGGTCGAGGCGGCGGGCGAGTTCAAGGACCCCAAGCGCGACGTGCCGCGCTCGATCATCTTCATGGTGTCGGGCGTGACGCTGATCTACATGGCGGTCATCTGGGCCTTCATCCTGATCGGCCCGGAATTCGCGGGCGAGAACAATGCGCTGGCTGGTTCCGCCGGCGCATCGATGGGGCAGGCCGGATCGCTTGCCATCGTGATCGCCGCCAGCTTCAGTATCGGTGCCAACAACTTCGCCAGCGGGGTCGCGCAACCGCGCCTGATGTACGGCATGGCCGAGCGGGGCATGCTGCCGCGCTGGTTCGAATATGTGCACCCGCGCTTCCTCACCCCCTCCAACGCGATCCTGTTTTACGGCGTGCTCGCCGTGCTGTTCGGCCTGTGGGAAGGGTTCGAGGTGCTGGCCGTGGCCGGCACGCTGGTGCGGCTGATCACCTATATCGTGACCAGCCTCGCCCTTCCGGTGCTCGAACATCGCGAGGGGCGGATCGTGCCCTTCCACCTGTTCTGCGTGATCGTGGCTGTCGCCAGTTCGCTGTTCATCGCTTCGCAGGCGCAGGCGCAGTCGTGGATGGTGCTGGGAGGCTTCTTCGCTGCCGGCACTCTGCTCTATTTCATCGCCGCGCGCCAGAAGCCGGAATATCCGCTCGACGAGGCCTGAGTGTCCGACACCTACGATGCGATAATCCTCGGCGCGGGTGCGGCCGGGCTGATGTGCGCCGCGCGTGCAGCCCAGCGCGGGCGCCGCGTGCTCGTGCTCGAGAAGGCGGAGAAGCCGGGCAAGAAGATCCTGATTTCGGGCGGTGGCAGGTGCAATTTTACCAATATCGGCGCGGGGCCGGCGAACTACCTGTCCTCCAACCCGCACTTCGCCAAGTCGGCGCTCGCCCGCTACACGCCGCGTGACTTCCTCGAACTGGTCGAAAGCTATGGCATCGCCTGGCACGAGAAGACGCTCGGCCAACTGTTCTGCGACGGCTCGTCGAAGCAGATCGTCGATATGCTGCTGGAGGAATGCGCCAAGGGCGGCGTCGACATACGCTGCAATGCCGAGATCACCGCGGTCGAGCATGACGGGCAGCGCTTCGCCGTCATGGCCAGCGGGCAAGTGGCTATCGCGCCCAGCCTCGTCATCGCCACGGGCGGCCCTTCCATTCCGAAAATGGGCGCGACCGGCTTCGCCTATGACCTTGCCCGCCAGTTCGGCCTCAAGGTGGTGGAACCGCGCCCTGCCCTTGTCCCGCTGACGCTGGGCGGCGAGGAAGTGCTGTTCCGCGAGATTTCGGGCGTATCCGCGCCGGTCGTCGCCAGTGCGGGCAAGGCGAGCTTTCCCGAAGCGGCGCTGTTCACGCATCGCGGCCTGTCAGGTCCGGCGATCCTGCAGGCCTCGTCCTACTGGAAGCCCGGCGAACCTGTGGTCATCGATTTCCTGCCCGACCGGCGAGGCGACTGGCTGCTCGATGCCAAACGCGATGCACCGCGGGCGACACTGCGTTCGCTGTTGCGGGATGCATTGCCGGACCGCCTGGCCGACATCCTTGCAGAAAAGCTGGGGATCGAAACCGAACTCGGCAATGCGAGCGACAAGGCGCTGAGGGCAGCGCAGGAGCGGCTAAAGCGTTGGACGTTCCACCCCAACGGCACCGAAGGCTTCGCCAAGGCAGAGGTGACCGTGGGCGGCATCTCGACTGCGGACCTGTCCTCCAAGACCATGGAAACAAAGCGTATTCCCGGCCTTTTCGCTATCGGCGAGGCGGTCGATGTGACGGGCTGGCTGGGCGGCTACAACTTCCAGTGGGCCTGGGCCAGCGGCGTGGCCGCGGCCGAAGCACTGTGACACTCCTGCCCTAGCGGAAGGGATTGACCGGGGCGGCAAGTTGACCGGCCCCTGCATTGTGATAGCTTCCTCTCTTCGCACCCGCAAAAAGCGGGGCGATCGTGGGAGATGCTGTCCTTCGCCCAATTCAGCGGAGCGGTAGCGCGGAAAGGACCCTATGCAGCAATTGCAGGGCATGGATGCCAGTTTCGTTGCGCTGGAAACGCGCAATTCGCCGATGCACATCGGCTCGATCCTGATTTACGATCCCAGCACCGCGCCCGGCGGTTTCGTGCGCTTTAAGGATATCCTCGGCTTCATCGAAAGCCGCCTGCAATTGTCCAAGACGATGCGCCAGCGCCTCGTGCGTGTGCCTTTCGACCTCGATTATCCCTACTGGATCGAGGATCCGGACTTCGATCTCGAATATCACGTGCGCCACATCGCCCTGCCCAAGCCGGGCGACTGGCGGCAGCTGTGCATCCAGGCGGCGCGCGTCTTCTCCCGCCCGCTCGACCTCAGCCGTCCGCCGTGGGAATTCACCGTTGTCGAGGGGCTCGACGGGATCGAGGGGCTGGCCAAGGGCAGCTATGCCTACATCACCAAGGTCCACCATGCCGCCATCGACGGGATGAGCGGGATCGACCTGATGGAAGCAACGCACACGCTGCGTCCCGACGAGCCTCCGCCGTCCACGCCCGACACATGGAAGCCCGAAAAGCTGCCCAACCCGGTCGAACTGCTCGGCCGCAGCTACATGAATGCGATCACCAACCCGCTGAAGCAGATCGAGGTCGCCGCCAAGGCCGCGCCCGGCCTCGCCAAGGCGCTGAAAGGACTGGCAGCCAAGGAATTCGACGTCTCGTCCGAGATGATCGCGCCCAAGACCCGCTTCAATCGCAAGATCTCGCCCCACCGCGTGGTCGAGGGCATCAGCGTCCCGCTGGCCGAAGTGAAGGAGATCCGCACGCTGGTCGATGGCGCGAAGGTCAACGACGTGTTCCTCGCCATCATCGGCGGCGCGATGCGGCGCTACCTCGAAGACAAGAAGGAACTGCCCAAGAAGACGCTTACGGCCATGGCGCCGATCTCCGTCCGATCCAAGGGCGAGAAGGACACCATGGGCAACCAGGTGGCCGCGATGATCGCGCCGCTTGGCACGCATATCGCCGACCCGGTCGAACGGCTGCAGTTCTGCCATGACCGCACGGTCAATTCCAAGGCCATGACCGACGCCATGGGCGCGCGCAACATGACCGAGATGAGCAAGGCAAGCCCCGCGCTGTTCATGGCACTCGGCGCGCAGCTCTACAGCCGCCTCAGCCTTGCCAATCGCGGTGTCGGGCCGATCTTCTCGACCGTGGTGACCAATGTCCCCGGACCGCCGATCCCGATCTATTCGGCCGGCGCGAAGATGCAGAGCATGATGGGGCTTCTGTGCCTGACCGACGGCCTTGGCCTCGGCCATGTCGTCCAGTCCTATACCGACGAGGCGACGATCGCCTTTACCGCGGACCGGGAAATGATGCCCGATCCCGAATTCTACGTCGAATGCATCCGCGCATCCTACGAGGAACTGCGCGATGCAGCGAAGAACCCCGCCCCGAAAAAGGCGGAAGCGAAGAAGCCTGCCGCCAAGAAGCGGGCTCCGGCCAAGAAGGCCACTGCAAGGAAGAAAGCGCCCGCTTCGAAAGCGAAGACGGGCACAAAGGGGGTCGCCAGCCGTAAGAAGGCTGCCCCTAAGGGGAAAGGAACAACCAAATCGTGACCACTGCAACCGCCGCGCAGATCGATGCGCGTCCGCCCAGCCGCCTGCTGACGCTGGCCGAACCCGGCCGCGCGATGAGCGAGCTGGCCAGCTTCTATGCCCTGCGGCCGCTGATGAACGCGCTGCCCCGCGGCGACGGTCACGGCGTGCTGGTTCTGCCCGGCTTCATGGCGTCCGACTATTCGACCGGGCCGCTGCGCCGGCTGTTGTGCGATCTCGGTTACGACTGCGCGGGCTGGAACCTGGGCCGCAACGTCCGCGTGGACCAGGCCCGCATCGAGGCGATGATGGCCTGCGTCGACGAGGTGCATGACCGCACCGGCCGCCCGATCAGCATCGTCGGCTGGAGCCTCGGCGGCGTCTTCGCACGTGAGCTCGCCAAGCTGTCGCCCGACAAGGTGCGGCTCGTCATCAGCCTCGGCAGCCCGATTTCCGATGACCGCAACCACACCAATGCGCGCCGCCTGTTCGAATATCTGAACGGCCGGGATCCCGAAGTCATGAAGGGCGGCAATTTCCAGAAACTGGCAGAAGCCCCGCCCGTCCCCACGACCTCGATCCTGACGCGGAGCGACGGCGTGGTGCACTGGCGCGGTTCGGTCCAGCGCTGCGGGCGCGAGGATTGCGAGAACATCGAAGTGCTCGCCAGCCATTGCGGCCTCGGGGTGAACCCCGCCGCGGTCTATGCGATTGCCGACCGGCTGGCGCAGGAGGAGGGAGAATGGAAGCCCTTCTCCGCCCCGCTCTGGGCCCGCTTGCTGTTCCCGCAGCGCGCCCTGCACTGAGGCAGAACGCGCCCGCGGGTCAGAAGGCCTTGCGGATATCCACGCCGAGATAGCGGCCGACAGGGTCGATCCTCAGCGGGTCGTAGGCGCGCGGCGTATCGCCGTTCTCGTCGGTCACGGTGCGGCGCGCGTCGAACAGGTTGTCGGCAAGCACCGACAGGCGCAGCCCCTTCATCCAGCCGTCCTCTTTCTTGAAAACTTCGCCTAGGTCGGCGAACAGGCGGATGTCGAAGGTGACGAGGTCCGAGAAGAACAGGTCGCTCGACCCGGGCAGATCACCGCCCAGCAGTTCCGCCTCGCCGATGTAGCGGCCCGAGAGACGCAGGCCGTAACCCTGCCAGAACAGGCCGCCCTCGAGACGCGAGGAGTGCTGCGAAATCGCGCTGCCGCCGAGGACATCGCCCGCCAGCTGGTCGAACAACGGGCCGTTCTCTGCCAGCAGGACCTCGTTCTCGAGCACGATATTGTGGTTGAGGCTGAGGAAATAGCGCGGGCGCGTATCCGACGGATCGCCGCCGAAGCGGCCGAAGCCGCCACCGCCGCCGCGGCGCGGGCCGCCCTGCTGCGATTGGCCTTCGCCCTGCGCTGCCTGTGCGGAACACATCCTCTCGCGCATCGCCTTGACCTTTTCCGGGTCGATCTCGCCATTCTCGTCCTTCAGGCGGGCGAGGACCTGTTCAGGCAAGCCATCGAGCTTGGGCGGTTCGGCGCAGATCGCCTCGCGCATGGCGGTAAACTGCTGGCTGCGCTGGTCGGCCTCCGCTCCGCAGAAGCGCGCGCGGGCCGCCGCGATCTTTTCCGGGTCCGGATTGCCGTTGGCGTCGAGCAGGCGCGAACGGAACATTTCCGGGATGGCCGACAGGTCGGGCGTTTCGCCTTCGGGCGCCTTGCAGAAGGTCTCGCGCATCGCTTCCATGCGAGCGGGATCGAAGCCCATGCCCGGCCCGCCACCCGGACCACCCGGACGACCTTGCGGCGGACCGCCATTGCCCTGGGCACCGCGGTCGGGACGTTCGGGCGCCTTGCCGATCTCGCCGCGCGTATTGAGCCCGAAGGACAGCACCCGGCTGCGGGTCTCGTAAAGCGTCAGCGGGCGGCGGTCGATGGCAAGCAGTTCGCCTGCGGTGCCGCGCGTCACGCGGTCGGGGAAGGCTTCCTCGAAGGCCGCGCTGAAGCCCGGTGACGCCGTCACGTCGCGCGAGCGGTTGATGCCGTAATCGGCCTGCAGGCGGGCGTTCTCCCAGAAGGGAAGCTCCCAGTTGGCGCTGAACTTCCAGTCGGCCTGCGTTTCGGCGCGAAGGTCCGGGTTG
This genomic interval carries:
- a CDS encoding APC family permease, encoding MNGQKIAPPRTVGFWGTSLFPLNGMIGAGIFALPAVLVAAVGNFAPWMMLIGGILFLPLALCYAWMASRFEHSGGSVLYGEAAFGRFVGFQAGWARYASAIVTAAANMHVMVAYLAALFPGLDDPVIAPLAVAVGLAIITIINLYGMRASVGTLGVMTAIKLLPLGALVLSAFFAGGELGAVTLPEFSAVESVILLTFYAFIGFEGVVEAAGEFKDPKRDVPRSIIFMVSGVTLIYMAVIWAFILIGPEFAGENNALAGSAGASMGQAGSLAIVIAASFSIGANNFASGVAQPRLMYGMAERGMLPRWFEYVHPRFLTPSNAILFYGVLAVLFGLWEGFEVLAVAGTLVRLITYIVTSLALPVLEHREGRIVPFHLFCVIVAVASSLFIASQAQAQSWMVLGGFFAAGTLLYFIAARQKPEYPLDEA
- a CDS encoding NAD(P)/FAD-dependent oxidoreductase, which codes for MCAARAAQRGRRVLVLEKAEKPGKKILISGGGRCNFTNIGAGPANYLSSNPHFAKSALARYTPRDFLELVESYGIAWHEKTLGQLFCDGSSKQIVDMLLEECAKGGVDIRCNAEITAVEHDGQRFAVMASGQVAIAPSLVIATGGPSIPKMGATGFAYDLARQFGLKVVEPRPALVPLTLGGEEVLFREISGVSAPVVASAGKASFPEAALFTHRGLSGPAILQASSYWKPGEPVVIDFLPDRRGDWLLDAKRDAPRATLRSLLRDALPDRLADILAEKLGIETELGNASDKALRAAQERLKRWTFHPNGTEGFAKAEVTVGGISTADLSSKTMETKRIPGLFAIGEAVDVTGWLGGYNFQWAWASGVAAAEAL
- a CDS encoding WS/DGAT/MGAT family O-acyltransferase, which encodes MQQLQGMDASFVALETRNSPMHIGSILIYDPSTAPGGFVRFKDILGFIESRLQLSKTMRQRLVRVPFDLDYPYWIEDPDFDLEYHVRHIALPKPGDWRQLCIQAARVFSRPLDLSRPPWEFTVVEGLDGIEGLAKGSYAYITKVHHAAIDGMSGIDLMEATHTLRPDEPPPSTPDTWKPEKLPNPVELLGRSYMNAITNPLKQIEVAAKAAPGLAKALKGLAAKEFDVSSEMIAPKTRFNRKISPHRVVEGISVPLAEVKEIRTLVDGAKVNDVFLAIIGGAMRRYLEDKKELPKKTLTAMAPISVRSKGEKDTMGNQVAAMIAPLGTHIADPVERLQFCHDRTVNSKAMTDAMGARNMTEMSKASPALFMALGAQLYSRLSLANRGVGPIFSTVVTNVPGPPIPIYSAGAKMQSMMGLLCLTDGLGLGHVVQSYTDEATIAFTADREMMPDPEFYVECIRASYEELRDAAKNPAPKKAEAKKPAAKKRAPAKKATARKKAPASKAKTGTKGVASRKKAAPKGKGTTKS
- a CDS encoding esterase/lipase family protein, translating into MTTATAAQIDARPPSRLLTLAEPGRAMSELASFYALRPLMNALPRGDGHGVLVLPGFMASDYSTGPLRRLLCDLGYDCAGWNLGRNVRVDQARIEAMMACVDEVHDRTGRPISIVGWSLGGVFARELAKLSPDKVRLVISLGSPISDDRNHTNARRLFEYLNGRDPEVMKGGNFQKLAEAPPVPTTSILTRSDGVVHWRGSVQRCGREDCENIEVLASHCGLGVNPAAVYAIADRLAQEEGEWKPFSAPLWARLLFPQRALH